The following DNA comes from Enterobacter sp. SA187.
CTGCCCGTTACCTGTTATCACATTACCCCGTTCTGTTTACTGGTGAAAAACCAGGCATCCCATACCCCTGTTTTCTTAATGGCCGCCGCTAAATAACTGCGCTGGCTGGTTGCGCAAACAATGAATATAGGGGCAGAAACAATCAGCAATAAAAAAGCCGGAGACACTCCGCAGGTGGCGGCGTTATCTCCGGCTCAGTTAAAGCCCGGGTATTAGCGCTTTACTTCTTAAAACCCATGGACTCTTCCAGCCAGGTTTTAAATTCTTCGCCATGTGCTTTGTGACGAATACCGTATTCCACGAAAGCCTGCATATATCCCAGCTTATTACCGCAGTCATGGCTTTTGCCTTTCATGTGGTAGGCTTCAACGGTTTCCTTCTCGATCAGCATATCAATGCCGTCGGTCAGCTGAATTTCATCACCGGCTCCCGGAGGCGTTTTCGCCAGCAGTGGCCAGATTTCTGCGCTCAGAACATAACGCCCTACAACAGCCAGATTGGAAGGCGCTACGTCCGCTTTAGGCTTCTCTACCACGCCTACCATCGGCACGCTCTCGCCCGGTTTCAGCTCCGCGCCTTTGCAGTCAACCACACCGTAAGCGGTCACGTCTTCTACCGGCTCAACCATGATCTGGCTGCAGCCTGTTTCATCGAAACGCTGGATCATCTCCGCCAGGTTATCCTGCGAGAGATCGGATTCAAATTCATCCAGAATCACGTCGGGCAGGATCACTGCAACCGGCTCATTGCCGACAACCGGATGCGCGCAAAGTACGGCGTGTCCAAGACCTTTCGCCAGACCCTGACGGACCTGCATAATAGTCACGTGCGGCGGGCAAATAGACTGAACTTCATCCAGCAACTGGCGCTTAACGCGTTTTTCCAGCATGGCTTCAAGTTCAAAACTGGTATCGAAGTGGTTTTCGATAGAGTTTTTAGAGGAGTGGGTTACCAGTACAATTTCGGTAATACCCGCAGCGATACATTCATTTACGACATACTGAATTAATGGCTTGTCAACCAGCGGCAACATCTCTTTCGGGATCGCCTTGGTGGCTGGCAACATCCTGGTTCCTAATCCCGCAACCGGGATAACTGCTTTCGTTACTTTTGAATTAAGGGCAGCCATTGAAAATCTCCTGGAATGTTCACATTGGGAACATGTACATAATGAATCACGCGTTAGAGTATATCAGCCCGGAGCTGTGAGCCGGGTCCGAAATGAACGCATTGAGGCTTAATTAAGACAATTACTTATAATACTGCGCAGATAGTAACACCCGGAGAGAACGGCAGGTAAAGCTAAATCACCCTGCCGTTGCGTTTGCTCATTCGGCAGTCAACATTAAACGTAACCGACCGCCTGCGCCCCAAACCTGACACTGCCATGCTTCGCTGCGATGGCTGACCTGGTTTAAATAGGTATTTCCCAGCGTACCCAGCGGAACGCCGTTGCTAATCTGAATTTGATGCTCACCGGTATTAAGCGTGGCATTAAGACCGGCCGACACCAGAATGAGATTTTTAAGCTCATGGTGGTAATAGCCAACCAGTAGCGGAAACTGCCCTGGTAAATTTGCCTGGCGCAGTAATTGATTAACCTGCTTTAACAAACTTCCCAGTTCAGGCAAACGCTGACGCTGATGAGAGAGCTGTTCCTGTAATAAGCCGTTAAACAATGCCCGCAGCAATAATGCGGCTAACACACCGTTATCGCCGGCGCGGGTGACATCCAGGCAATAAAATGCGAGGTCTTTTTCAGAGAGTGCTGCAATATCGAGCACCAGACCCGGCTGATCGGCAGATACCAGCTGGCGATAATTAATACGGCAATTTGAGATATGTTGCTGAACCGGAGGCTGTAACTCCTGCAACAATTTGGCGGCGGCCTGCGGATCGCTTACCAGCGCATCCCAGTCCTGAAAAAGGCGTTCTTCTTCCTCTACCCGGGAATTAAACATATTGGGATAGAGGCAGGCATAAACCGTTTCACGTAAACGGTTCAGATCTTTTACCGGTTTCAGTAATACATCCTGTACGCCCAGACGTAAAGCACGGGCAATGTCGGACATATTTTCTGTCGCTGATATAACCAGGATGGGCATCTGGTCGCGCTCATTGCGCAAATGTTCCACGAGTTTCAGACCGTTCATTCGTGGCATGGCAAGATCGCAAATCATTAAATCTGGTCTCACCGTCTTCATGGTCTCAAGCGCATCGAGGCCATCCATCGCCAGTGAAGTAGTTGCGCCTAAAGAAGTGAGCCATGAATCCAACAGTGAACGGAAAACGGGTTCGTCCTCAACAATCAAAATATGTTTTCCAGTCAAAGGCTGCGTCATGTTCTCTCCCCTGCTTTGCAGTAGTTCAATAGTGGCATGCTATTGCAACTCGCGCCTGTCAGAATTTCCTGAAGTCATCGAATATATTTTTCGCTAAACCGCGCCGGAAAGATGTAGCTTACCGTGCGGTTCCCCTTTAGCTCCGGATGCGTTACACAAAAGCTCTCCTTGTCCGCGTGAGACAACTGGCGGAGACAAGTGAACCTCATAGGGTTAGCAAAACGTCGGATACGTTGTCGGGAATGCCGTTGTGTGTAAACCGATGCAGGAAGACCTGAAGAGGATTGCACAGCTTTGCGACGCCGTCAGGGCCAACAAACTACACCTTAATGCCTCGCGACTAAACCTTTTACGCCCTAAATCGTTGATTAAACCACTGGCGAACCCGTCGCCAGTCCAGCCTCACCTTTGCTCGTGACGTTTTTTACATCCCCGGCTTCCAGCCATAGCATCGAGGCTATCGCTCGGTTAACATAGATGCATCCATGCGCCGTTGCGCCATTATTATTCCAGGATTACGATTTTGTCTCAACCTTGTCCCTGCGGTAGCGCTCAGGAGTATAGCGCATGTTGCGCACGTTATGTGTCTGGTGAACAGCTTGCGCCGGATCCGTCACATCTTATGCGCTCCCGCTATAGCGCATTTGTATTAAAAGATGCGGATTATCTGATCAAAACCTGGCATCCGTCGTGTCATGCTGCCGCCTTTCGTCAGGACATCGAAAAGGGCTTTGCGCAAACGGAATGGCATGGCCTGACGGTTTACGCGCACGAAGCTGGTGCAACCCAAGATGAAGGCTATGTCAGCTTTGTGGCGCGTTTTAGCGAGCAGGGTAAACCCGGCGCTATCATTGAACGCTCACGTTTCCTGAAGGAAAATGGTCAGTGGTATTATATCGACGGCACGCGCCCACTGTTTGGCCGTAACGATCCCTGCCCTTGCGGGTCAGGAAAAAAATTCAAAAAGTGTTGCGGGCAATAAACCCAGCTTCACCCTCATGCAAACTCAACAGGATTTTCGCGGCAATGCATTCATTACAACGTAAAGTACTGCGCACTATTTGTCCCGACCAGAAAGGTCTTATCGCGCGCATCACCAACATTTGTTACAAGCACGAACTGAACATCGTGCAGAATAACGAGTTCGTTGACCATCGCACCGGACGCTTTTTTATGCGTACCGAACTGGAAGGCATTTTTAATGATGCCACGCTGCTGGCCGATCTCGACAGCGCGCTGCCGGAAGGATCGATCCGTGAACTGACGCCGGCAGGCCGCCGCCGCGTGGTGATCCTGGTGACTAAAGAAGCGCATTGCCTGGGCGATCTGTTAATGAAAGCGAATTATGGCGGACTGGACGTGGAAATTGCCGCGGTGATTGGTAACCACGATACCTTACGCTCGCTGGTGGAACGCTTTGATATTCCTTTCGAGCTGGTCAGCCATGAAGGTCATACCCGTGAAGCGCACGATGAATTAATGGCGGCCGCCATTGAAGCCCATCAGCCGGATTACGTGGTGTTGGCGAAATATATGCGCGTACTGACGCCGACTTTTGTCTCCCGCTTCCCGAATAAGATCATTAATATTCATCACTCGTTCCTGCCCGCCTTTATCGGCGCGCGCCCGTATCATCAGGCCTACGAGCGCGGCGTGAAGATTATCGGCGCAACGGCCCACTACGTGAATGATAATCTCGACGAAGGCCCGATCATCATGCAGGACGTGATCCACGTCGATCACAACTATACCGCAGAGGATATGATGCGCGCCGGTCGTGACGTAGAGAAGAATGTGCTGAGCCGTGCCCTGTATCAGGTGCTGGCGCAGCGCGTGTTTGTTTACGGCAACCGGACCATCATTCTGTAAGCGGTAATGAAATGAATTGCTTAGCATTGCTGCATGACGCATAAAAAGCAGGCAAACGATTCATTTTCACGAAAGGAATGCTTTACAGCGGCGCGTCATTTGATATGATGCGCCCCGCTTCCCCAGCGGAGGCAGGCCAGTACCAGTATTACCCCGTGGTGGGGTTCCCGAGCGGCCAAAGGGAGCAGACTGTAAATCTGCCGTCATCGACTTCGAAGGTTCGAATCCTTCCCCCACCACCATCTCTTCTCAAAATTTGAATTACCCCTGGTGGGGTTCCCGAGCGGCCAAAGGGAGCAGACTGTAAATCTGCCGTCATCGACTTCGAAGGTTCGAATCCTTCCCCCACCACCATCTCTGTTTCATCCCCTCATAATTAAATCAAACACCGACAATATGCTTTTTGCCCGGTGGCGCTGCGCTTACCGGGCCTACGAATATCCTCCAAAGATTTCCCTGTAGGCCGGATAAGGCGTAGCCGCCATCCGGCGCAACGCAAACAAAAAACCCCGCCTGAGCGGGGTTATAACGGCGCTGAATGCGTGCTTAGCGACGCGCGCGCACTACCTGATACTTACGCGTCAAATACTCTACCGGTGCGCTCCAGATGTGTACCAGGCGCGAGAACGGGAACAGGACGAACAGCGTCATGCCCAGTACCAGATGCACACGGAAAATAAAGGCCACGCCGTCCAGATGCGCAGATGCGCCGCCGTGGAAGGTCACCACCGATTGCGCCCAGCCCACCAGTTTCATCATTTCACTGCCGTCCATATGCTGCGCCGAGAACGGAATGGTCAGCAGGCCCAGCGCGCACTGCACCATCAGCAGGGAAAGGATCAGAATATCCGCCCCGGTGGTGGTCGCCCGTACGCGCGGGCTGAACAAACGGCGTTTCAGCAGTAGCAGGCCGCCCACCAGCGTAAGCACACCACATGCGCCGCCGGCGATCATCGCCATCTTCTGCTTCACGTCAATCGGCAGGAAAGATTCATACATCCAGTGCGGCGTCAGCATCCCCAGTAAGTGCCCTGCAAAAATGCCGAGAATACCGATATGGAACAGATTAGACGCAAGATTCATGCCCTTGCGATCCAGCATCTGGCTGGAGCCTGCCCGCCAGGTGTACTGACCATAGTCATAACGCAGCCAGCTACCGACCAGGAAGACGGTCCCCGCAATGTACGGGTAGATGTCAAAGAAGAACATATTCAGGAAATGCATTATTGCTGCCCCCCGTTAGAAATATTCAGATACTGCGGAGCGACAGCCCCCGCAAAACGACGCTGATGGGCGCTGATCTCCGACTCGCCACAGCTCTGTTCAGCAAAGAATTTCACCTGCTCTTCTTCCCAGACGGCGTCAAGCGCCTGCGGGGTGTCATCACGGGCTTCACCGGCGATTTTCTCGGCCACTTTGTCGCTGTCAATGGTGGTGTTCGCCAGATTCAGCAGCACGCCGAACAGCGTCGCGTACGGGCTTTCACGCTGTTGCAGACGCGCACTTAACAGCGCGAGGATCGGGGCGATGTCCTGCAAGCCACCCAGCGCCTCGTCTTTTGGCAACTGCGCCAGATATTCCAGATACAGCGGCAGATGATCCGGCAGTTCGCGGCTGTCGAGCTGCAGACCGTGGCGCTCATACTGCGCCATCAGATCCACCATCGCCTGGCCCCGGTCGCGGGATTCACCGTGCACATGCTCGAACAGCAACAGCGAGGTCGCGCGACCACGATCGAAAAGTTCGCTGTAGCGTGACTGGACATCCAGCATGTCCTGCTGCGTCAAATCACGCAGAAAGACCGTCAGCGCCTGAGCGTCGCTTTTCTCAAGATTTTCAGAGGAGGCGAAACCATCAAATAATTCCTGCTGATGCTGCCACAGGGCAGCATCCGGGTATTCCAGCAGGCGGGAAATCATCACCAGTTCGATCATGGGTGCGGCTCCGTTTTGCTGGTCACATCGACCGCGTCGATGCGACGGCTGTTGAACAGGTTAAAGGAGCTGTCAGATCCGTGGCAGCCATCGCCAAAGGTAAATCCACAGCCGCTTTTTTCCGGGAAGGCATCGCGCGCCAGTTCACGGTGACTGGACGGCACCACGAAACGATCTTCGTAGTTGGCGATGGCCAGATAACGGTACATCTCCTGCGCCTGGGCTTCGGTCAGCCCCACTTCTTCCAGCGCACGGGTATCGAGCACGCCGTCCACGGTTTCAGCACGTTTGAAGTGACGCATCGCCAGCATACGTTTCAGCGCCAGCAGTACCGGCTGGGTGTCGCCTGCGGTCAGCAGGTTCGCCAGGTACTGCACCGGAATACGCAGACTGTCGACGTCCGGCAGAATACCGTTGCTGCTCAGCTCGCCCGCATCGGCAGCGGACTGGATCGGTGACAGAGGCGGCACGTACCAGACCATCGGCAGCGTGCGGTATTCCGGATGCAGCGGCAGCGCCAGCTTCCAGTCCATCGCCATTTTGTACACCGGCGAGTTTTGCGCCGCGTCGATCACGCTCTGCGGCACGCCGTCTTTCAGCGCCTGGGCGATCACTGCCGGATCGTTCGGATCGAGGAACACATCCAGCTGACGCTGATAGAGATCTTTTTCATTCTCGGTGCTTGCCGCATGTTCAATGGCGTCCGCGTCATACAGCAGCACGCCGAGATAACGGATACGGCCCACGCAGGTTTCAGAACACACCGTCGGCATACCGGCTTCAATACGCGGGTAGCAGAAAATGCACTTCTCGGATTTACCGCTCTTCCAGTTGAAGTAGATCTTTTTGTACGGGCAGCCGGTGATGCACATGCGCCAACCGCGGCATTTATCCTGGTCGATCAGCACAATGCCATCTTCTTCACGCTTATAGATCGCGCCGCTCGGACAGGTCGCCACACACGCCGGGTTCAGGCAGTGCTCGCACAGGCGCGGCAGGTACATCATGAAGGTGTTTTCGAACTGACCGTACATCGCCTTCTGCATGTTCTCGAAGTTCTGATCTTTGGCGCGCTTTTCAAACTCGCCGCCGAGGATCTCTTCCCAGTTCGGGCCGTGCTCGATTTTGTTCATACGCTGGCCGGAAATCAGCGAGCGCGGACGGGCGATCGGCTGATGTTTGCTTTCCGGCGCGGTATGCAGGTGCTGATAATCGTAATCAAAGGGCTCGTAGTAATCGTCGATGCCCGGCAGATGCGGGTTAGCGAAGATTTTACCCAGCAGCGTCGCACGGTTACCCATGCGCGGCTGGATTTTGCCGTTGATTTTACGGATCCAGCCACCCTTCCATTTTTCCTGGTTTTCCCAGTCATTGGGATAGCCGATGCCGGGTTTGGATTCCACGTTGTTAAACCACGCGTACTCCATGCCTTCACGGCTGGTCCAGACGTTTTTACAGGTGACTGAACAGGTATGGCAGCCGATGCATTTATCAAGATTCAGCACCATGCCGACTTGTGAACGAATTTTCATTTTACGCTCTCCTGTACCTGGTCGTTGCCTTCGCCATCCAGCCAGTTAATATTTTTCATCTTACGTACCACTACGAATTCATCGCGGTTAGAACCGACCGTGCCGTAATAGTTAAAGCCGTAGGCCAGCTGTGCATAGCCGCCGATCATATGGGTCGGTTTCGGGCTGATACGGGTGACGGAGTTATGAATGCCGCCGCGCTGACCGGTGATTTCCGATCCCGGCAGGTTCACAATACGTTCCTGCGCGTGATACATCATGGTCATGCCGGACGGGACACGCTGGCTCACCACCGCACGCGCCGTCAGCGCGCCATTGCTGTTGAAGACTTCGATCCAGTCGTTATCCTCAATGCCCAGATCTTTGGCGTCGCTCTCACTCATCCAGACAATCGGGCCGCCGCGTGACAGGGTCAGCATCAGCAGGTTGTCGCTGTAAGTGGAGTGAATGCCCCATTTCTGGTGCGGCGTCAGGAAGTTCAGCGCTTTCTCCGGATTACCGTTGGATTTCTTGCCCATCACCGCTTTTACCGAGCGGGTGTCGATCGGCGGACGGTACACCAGCAGGCTTTCGCCGAAGTCACGCATCCACTGATGATCCTGATACAGCTGCTGACGGCCGGACAGCGTACGCCACGGGATCAGCTCATGAACGTTGGTGTAACCCGCGTTATAGGAGACGTGCTCGTCTTCCAGGCCAGACCAGGTCGGGCTGGAGATGATTTTGCGCGGCTGAGCCTGAATATCGCGGAAGCGGATCTTCTCTTCCTCTTTATTGGTCGCCAGATGCGTATGATCACGACCGGTAAACTCACTGAGCGCTGCCCAGGCTTTTACCGCCACATGACCGTTGGTTTCCGGCGCAAGTGTGAGGATCATTTCTGCGGCGTCAATGGCCGTATTCAGCATCGGCTGGCCTTTGGCCGGGCCGTCCGCTTTGGTGTAATTCAGCTTACGCAGCAAATCCATTTCGCTCTGGGTATTCCAGGCGATGCCTTTGCCGCCGTTGCCGATTTTCTCCATCAACGGGCCGATAGAGGTGAAGCGCTCCCAGGTGGCCGGGTAGTCGCGTTCAACCGGAATAATGTGCGGCGCGGTTTTACCCGGGATGAGATCACATTCGCCTTTTTTCCAGTCCTTCACATCCAGCGGCTGCGCCAGTTCGGCGGCAGAGTCGTGCTGGATTGGCAGCGTCACAATATCTGTCTCTTTACCGAGATGGCCGACGCACACTTCAGAGAAGGACATCGCGATGCCTTTATAGATTTCCCAGTCGCTTTTTGACTCCCACGCCGGATCGACGGCCGCAGACAGCGGATGAATAAAGGGATGCATATCCGAAGTATTCATGTCGTCTTTTTCGTACCAGGTGGCGGTCGGCAGCACGATGTCGGAATAGAGGCAGGTGCTGGACAGACGGAAGTCGAGCGTCACCACCAGATCCAGTTTGCCGTCGAGACCGTTATCCACCCATTCCACTTCTTCCGGCTTAACGCTGCCCTGCTGACCGAGATCCAGCCCCTGAATGCCGTGCTCGGTACCCAGCAGGTACTTCAGCATGTATTCATGGCCTTTACCGGAAGAGCCCAGCAGGTTGGAGCGCCAGACAAACAGGTTGCGCGGATGGTTTTTGCCGTTTTCCGGCTGCTCTGCCGCGAAACGGATGGTGCCCTCTTTCAGCGCCTTCACGGTGTAATCCACCGGGTTCATCCCGGCTTTTTCCGCTTCGGCGGCGATGCGCAGCGGGTTGGTGCCTAACTGCGGTGCAGATGGCAGCCAGCCCATACGCTCGGCGCGAACGTTAAAGTCGATCAGGTTGCCGCTGTAGCGGGATTTGTCCGCCAGCGGTGAAAGCAGCTCCTGCGCGGTCAGCGACTCATAGCGCCACTGGCTGGAGTGGTTATAGAAGTACGAGGTGCTGTTCATATGACGCGCCGGACGCTGCCAGTCAAGGGCAAACGCCAGCGGCTGCCAGCCGGTCTGCGGACGTAGTTTTTCCTGGCCGACATAGTGTGCCCAGCCGCCGCCGCTCTGACCGATACAGCCGCAGAAAATCAGCATGTTGATCAGGCCACGATAGTTCATATCGAGGTGATACCAGTGGTTCAGTCCGGCGCCGACGATGATCATAGAACGACCATGGGTTTTATCGGCGTTATCAGCAAACTCGCGGGCGGTACGGATGATCTGCGCGCGCGGCACGCCGGTGATTTGCTCGGCCCATGCCGGGGTATAAGCTTTGACCTCGTCATAACTGGTGGCGCAGTTGGCATCGTCCAGGCCACGATCGAGGCCATAGTTCGCCAGCGTCAGATCGTAAACCGTGGTCACCAGCGCGGTGCTGCCGTCGGCCAGTTGCAGACGTTTGACCGGCAGTTTATGGGTCAGCACGTTGTCCAGCGCCACGCTGTTGAAGTGCTCGGTGCCGTCGCCGCCAAAGTACGGGAAGCCAACGTCAGCGATGTCATCGTGATTGCCGAGCAGGCTCAGACGCAGATGCGCCTCGTCACCGGTTGTGCCGTCGCGCTGTTCGAGGTTCCACTTGCCTTTCTCGCCCCAGCGGTAACCGATGGAGCCGTTCGGCGCGATCAGTTCGTCGTTGTCGTTAACGGCAACGGTTTTCCATTCCGGGTTATTTTCCTGGCCGAGGGCATCCACCAGATCGGCGGCGCGCAGCATACGGCCTGCGGCGTAGTAACCTTCACGCTCTTCCAGCATCACCAGCATCGGCATGTCGGTGTAACGGCGCACGTAATCGGTGAAGTACTGGCTTGGGTTATCGAGGTGGAACTCACGCAGCATCACGTGGCCCATCGCCAGCGCCATCGCGGCATCGGTGCCCTGTTTCGGGGCCAGCCACAGGTCGCACAGCTTGGCGATTTCCGCGTAGTCCGGGGTAATGGCGACGGTTTTGGTGCCTTTGTAGCGAACTTCCGTAAAGAAGTGGGCGTCCGGAGTACGGGTTTGCGGGACGTTAGAGCCCCAGGCAATGATATAGCTGGAGTTATACCAGTCGGCGGATTCTGGCACGTCGGTCTGCTCGCCCCAGGTCTGCGGGGACGCAGGCGGCAGGTCGCAGTACCAGTCGTAGAAGCTCAGACAGGTGCCGCCAATCAGCGACAGGTAACGCGCGCCAGAGGCATAAGACACCATCGACATCGCCGGGATCGGCGAGAAGCCCGCGACACGGTCCGGGCCGTAGGTTTTCACGGTATAGACGTTAGAGGCGGCGATCAGCTCGTTCACTTCCTGCCAGGAGGAGCGCACAAAGCCGCCGCGACCACGCGCCTGTTTAAAACTTTTGGCTTTTTCCGCGTCTTCAATAATCGATGCCCAGGCATTCACCGGATCGCTGTGACGGGCTTTCGCTTCACGCCACATCTTCATCAGACGTTTACGCATCAGCGGGTATTTCAGGCGGTTTGCGCTGTAGAGATACCAGGAGTAGCTCGCACCACGCGGGCAGCCGCGCGGTTCGTGGTTCGGCATATCCGGACGGGTACGCGGGTAATCGGTCTGCTGGGTTTCCCAGGTGACCAGGCCGTTTTTAACAAAAATCTTCCAGCTGCAAGAACCGGTACAGTTTACACCGTGCGTGGAGCGCACCACTTTGTCGTGCGACCAGCGGTTACGGTATCCGTCCTCCCAGTCCCGGTTTGATTCATGAATCTGGCCATGCCCATCGGCAAAGGTTTCGCCCTTCTGTTTGAAGTAGCGAAACCGGTCCAGGAATTTACTCATCGGGTTTCTCCTGTAAGGAGCCTGTGCGGCTCTCTGGTAAATCGACATTGCTGCAAGTTGCGGCGAAGGTAACGCGCTGAATGATGACGGGAATTGATGGCGATCAAGGCACACCGGCTTAGTTATGGCGGTCGTTAAACGCCATACCACCAAAGGGGGATAACCTGGATTTTCATAACACTTTGAAATATAACGTATTTTTAAATTAACCCGTAATTTTACTGTCGATATTCAGCCATGCGGGGTATTAGGGGGTAGATGATTTCACCCTGTGACGCCGCGCAACGTTTTTCCACGGTGCAACGGGTGAAAAATTAAAGTATGTTGTAACTATATGAGGGGTAAAAAAAGCGCGGCGAGGCCGCGCAAGGATAATCAACAGTACTTACTTTTTATTAGAATTACGGCCATACACCGCCCAGGTGATGATCACACAGGCGACATAGAACACGAGGAACACTTTCATGGCATCGGCCGGGGAACCGGTCAGCGCCAGCGAGGTGCCAAAGGCTTTCGGGATAAAGAAGCCGCCGATCGCGCCAATCGCCGAGATAAAGCCCAGCGCGGCTGCGGTGTCGGTTGCCGCTTCGCGCAGCGCCTGGGCATCATCGCCGCCCTGCGCTTTCACGCGCTCAACGGTCATCTTGCGGAAAATCACCGAAATCATCTGGAAGCTGGAACCACTCCCCAGCCCGGCCGTCAGGAACAGCACCATAAACACGCCGAAGAAGGCTTCGAAATGACCGGCGCTGGTCGCCGTCGGCAGCGTCAGGAACAGCAGCGCGCTGAAAATGGCCATAACGATGAAGTTCACCAGCGTGACGCGGGTCCCGCCCAGACGATCCGACAGCGCCCCGCCACAGGAGCGGGCAATGGCGCCAATCAGCGGGCCAAAGAAGGCATAATGCAGCACATTAACATCCGGGAACTGGGTTTTCGCCAGCATCGCAAATCCGGCAGAGAAACCAATAAAGGAGCCGAAAGTTGCCAGATACAGGAAGCCGAGGATCCACAGATGGGCGCGTTTTAATACCGGTAACTGCGCACGGAGCGAGGCCTTCGAGGTCGCCAGCTCGTTCATGCCGAACCAGGCCGCGAGGGTGAAGACCACCAGGAACGGCACCCAAATCCATGCGGCGTTTTCCAGATACAGACGCGAACCGTCGGCCTGTTCAACGCCTGTGCCGCCAAAGGCCGCGAAAATGGACATGGAGATCGCCAGCGGTGCCACCAGCTGCATCACGCTCACGCCGAGGTTGCCCATGCCGCCGTTA
Coding sequences within:
- a CDS encoding nitrate reductase subunit alpha, translated to MSKFLDRFRYFKQKGETFADGHGQIHESNRDWEDGYRNRWSHDKVVRSTHGVNCTGSCSWKIFVKNGLVTWETQQTDYPRTRPDMPNHEPRGCPRGASYSWYLYSANRLKYPLMRKRLMKMWREAKARHSDPVNAWASIIEDAEKAKSFKQARGRGGFVRSSWQEVNELIAASNVYTVKTYGPDRVAGFSPIPAMSMVSYASGARYLSLIGGTCLSFYDWYCDLPPASPQTWGEQTDVPESADWYNSSYIIAWGSNVPQTRTPDAHFFTEVRYKGTKTVAITPDYAEIAKLCDLWLAPKQGTDAAMALAMGHVMLREFHLDNPSQYFTDYVRRYTDMPMLVMLEEREGYYAAGRMLRAADLVDALGQENNPEWKTVAVNDNDELIAPNGSIGYRWGEKGKWNLEQRDGTTGDEAHLRLSLLGNHDDIADVGFPYFGGDGTEHFNSVALDNVLTHKLPVKRLQLADGSTALVTTVYDLTLANYGLDRGLDDANCATSYDEVKAYTPAWAEQITGVPRAQIIRTAREFADNADKTHGRSMIIVGAGLNHWYHLDMNYRGLINMLIFCGCIGQSGGGWAHYVGQEKLRPQTGWQPLAFALDWQRPARHMNSTSYFYNHSSQWRYESLTAQELLSPLADKSRYSGNLIDFNVRAERMGWLPSAPQLGTNPLRIAAEAEKAGMNPVDYTVKALKEGTIRFAAEQPENGKNHPRNLFVWRSNLLGSSGKGHEYMLKYLLGTEHGIQGLDLGQQGSVKPEEVEWVDNGLDGKLDLVVTLDFRLSSTCLYSDIVLPTATWYEKDDMNTSDMHPFIHPLSAAVDPAWESKSDWEIYKGIAMSFSEVCVGHLGKETDIVTLPIQHDSAAELAQPLDVKDWKKGECDLIPGKTAPHIIPVERDYPATWERFTSIGPLMEKIGNGGKGIAWNTQSEMDLLRKLNYTKADGPAKGQPMLNTAIDAAEMILTLAPETNGHVAVKAWAALSEFTGRDHTHLATNKEEEKIRFRDIQAQPRKIISSPTWSGLEDEHVSYNAGYTNVHELIPWRTLSGRQQLYQDHQWMRDFGESLLVYRPPIDTRSVKAVMGKKSNGNPEKALNFLTPHQKWGIHSTYSDNLLMLTLSRGGPIVWMSESDAKDLGIEDNDWIEVFNSNGALTARAVVSQRVPSGMTMMYHAQERIVNLPGSEITGQRGGIHNSVTRISPKPTHMIGGYAQLAYGFNYYGTVGSNRDEFVVVRKMKNINWLDGEGNDQVQESVK
- a CDS encoding NarK family nitrate/nitrite MFS transporter — its product is MSHSSVPERATGSVITEWRPEDPAFWQQKGHRVASRNLWISVPCLLLAFCVWMLFSAVAVNLNKVGFNFTTDQLFMLTALPSVSGALLRVPYAFMVPIFGGRRWTAFSTGIMIIPCVWLGFVVQDPTTPFSTFIIIALLCGFAGANFASSMANISFFYPKEKQGGALGINGGMGNLGVSVMQLVAPLAISMSIFAAFGGTGVEQADGSRLYLENAAWIWVPFLVVFTLAAWFGMNELATSKASLRAQLPVLKRAHLWILGFLYLATFGSFIGFSAGFAMLAKTQFPDVNVLHYAFFGPLIGAIARSCGGALSDRLGGTRVTLVNFIVMAIFSALLFLTLPTATSAGHFEAFFGVFMVLFLTAGLGSGSSFQMISVIFRKMTVERVKAQGGDDAQALREAATDTAAALGFISAIGAIGGFFIPKAFGTSLALTGSPADAMKVFLVFYVACVIITWAVYGRNSNKK